TGCTGCTTTCTGTTGGAATCCTGTTTCTTGTAGCTTAATTGTTAGAGGAAATATCTACCTGACTACCTAGTCCTTATTACCTTAACTTGGCAACATGGGAGAAGTGGCAGCTCCAACGGACCGAATTTATCAATGCCAGAAGTGTGAATACCCTACTCAACCTTCTGAGAGTGGAAGTCTGATCCTGGACAGCGCCAATCTCCTTCGCTTTTCTGCTTGCCACTCTGAATGCATGCAAGGTAAAGAAAGAAATCTTCTCCTCCTACCATGTGACCTCTCAGACTTGATTACTGCACTCTAATACTAAAAGATTGCTGGTAGCTGAGGTAAGAGCTGATTCTGATTGCCTCTATGAGATTGTTAAATCACCAGAGGGTACGCCCTTGTGCTTTCTTGTGAAATTGCTGTCCCAGTTGAGTACTCGAGTGACCCAAACCGAGAGAGGGCTGCTATGAGACGCATGTTCCTGTTGAGCATTGAGTTGGATGTACCTAATGGCGTTTGTCCATTCCTGTGACCGCGAAATGGCATCTGATGTCACAAGATACCCACCCACCCTTGAGGCGCATATTAGGAAAGCCCCCAATTCTGTCGAGAGAATGAGCATTATGGTGGGTCACTTATTCGTGGGCGGCTTAAATCCAAATGATTAATGAGACATGCCTCCCCGTGATTTGAACACCATGCGAAATACTCCTATGAAGACCCAACCTTTTGAGGGCAGTAAACTGGTTGCCATGATATGAGTAATTGCATGCCAATTTGGCTATCCGAAACGTCGGTAGTAATTTATAACATGGATTTCTCTCTGTTTACTCGTTTTGTGATGCAGTGGAACTCATCTGGATAACTCAAAAGAGCATTATTGAGAAAAAGAGTGGCAGAAATTCGTTGTTTGTCAGGGGTATATTGTTTTGGCCATGATCAAGCTGAGCACATTTTGGTAGTGTAGTGGGCAAGTGTAGATCCAAGTGTACAGGTGCAGGGTCCATATCATAGGCGTGAGTGACGCCAGGTGCCGTACCATCCTGTGTTCCGGTGTTCCTGGCTGTGTCACTTTCACCAATCAATATCCATCGGTGACCACAAAAATTAGGTACCCCATGCTCTCTCCATCGCATGCGtgtccaaactccaaacccAAACGGTGTACCCGTAGGCCGTAGCTAGCTCACCTGCTCAGGACAAGTTTGAATTCATGGAAATTAGGTACCCCATGCTCTCGATCGCATGaacccttgtttacttccctccaaaatcccaactttgacactatgcaaaaagaagattctccgtcacatcaaacttgcggtacatgcatgtagtactaaatgtagatgaaatcaaaaactaattgcacagttttgttgtactttacgagacgaatcttttgagcctaattagtcaatgtttggacaataattcacaaatacaaacgaaatgatacagttgcgcatttatggaaAAATGATAATTTTACCACTcctaaattgggaactaaacaaggcctgagtTTTGCCCAGATTAACGGCCTGTTTCAAACATGTACGGGGCGTGGGGCCCAGATGTCAACCCCACGGTGCACGGCATGTGTTGGCACGTCGGTCGTACGTGCCGGGTATGGCAGCTGTACTTTCCAGCTGCGACGACGTCGAAGACGAAGCCTCATCTCTGCGGCACGGCAGGCTCCAACCTCTTCGGGTGCCATTAATGGCCGACCCGGCTGCAATCATCGCGCTCCATAGCAGCCCTCCTCCGATCTCCCCAATGGCGTCGCTTCGACCGGAGTTCCTTGATGCGCCTGTATGTGTATTGTCGTGTCGGTTGGGTTGGACATCTTGTCAAAACCATTCCATGTTCTTTTGCCGCCAAATTTCGTTCTTGGTTAACGTACACAAAGACAGCAATTAAGTAGAGCGACGGAGCGAGTAATCACGATCGAGCAGTTCTACACGGTACTTCAATCctagctagcagcagcagcagaacggAAGGAGCAGCCATCCCCATCATCCACCGCACTTGGAGGAGAATTGAACAACTGCACTACTACCTTATATGATGCAAAAAATGGGAGCGATCTCCAAACCCTAACCACACCCCATACTAAAACTAAACCGatccattcattcattcattcaaatCCAAGATAGGGACGTGACACCATAGATCGATCGAGCACATTATGCAAATCACAGGCTCGTGACCCTCTCGTTAGGCTCCTCGATCGCTTTAGGCTGGTTCGGTGAGGCATTGATCGACGACGATGCAATTGATCGTGGGGAATCAGTATGAGTTGGGCCGGAGGCATAATGCATGGATCAGCTGGCCAATAATTGTACTTGGCACCTACAGATGCAGCTCTTTCTCAGTCACATAACATGCTATCGCGGACTAGTACTGTGCGCACCACGGCAGGTGGCGCTAATGGCGCTTCAATTCGCCGGCCGGGAGGTGCCCACTGCATGCGTGCGTCGTCTACTGTACAGAGATCCAGGAGACGTAGGCGTCGGTTGCACCAGGATGAAGTCACTCATCGTATATAGGAGATGCATCGTGCATGGTTTCATGTTCTGTGGTTACACGATGTGATCTATGCAACCATAAGTTTTGTGATACACGGGGCTATGTTTGGAACGCAGGAATTTCATGATGATTTTAATAATTTTCAAAAGCCCGGAgcatattttcaatttttttttcaatacatTAGTGTGCCTTTTTTAGCTGTGTACCGTGTGTGCACGCGAGTCGCCGTGTGCCGTACTGCCGTGGACCAGACAAAGCCAAGCCAACAGGACAACCGGTGGATGACCGACCAAGCTCCTTCTTTGTGCAGGGAGGAAACAAAAGTCTCAGGGGCCTGGACAACCGGGGGGGCCACAAGAGGCCATCGCTTTCTCGTATATACACCATATTTGTAtacatgtacatgtatataAATAAAAACTCCGATGCATGCAATTGTGTTCTCTCTATCATCAGAACGGAACACGAGTTCATCTGCAATTCCGGCCTCTTAaatgggagggagggaaggtGCTAAGCATGGGGCAAGCAATGAGAAGAGAGACGATAGAACGAGGGTTGAAAGCTAGTGGTCAATCGTCCTGGAGACACGGGTGGTTACGCAGCACATCGATCAGATGAGACGAGACAGACGAGGCCCTTGCTTTCGGAGCTCATGCCGGCATTGCTAGTTGCTAGCCTCTCTCACCCTCTGTCCGGCCTGTGCCCTACCACCATTTCCATTCCACCATGCTTGCCCACGCCCGGCTACTTCAACCAGACACTAGTAGCCTTTGTTATCCCTGCTCTCGGTAACCTAATCACAACTCTGCAAGAAAGAAAGCATACAATTTTGAGGGGAAAATACAGGGAGATGCAGTGTTTATAGGGGGTTAGTGCAGCCGACAATGTGGCTGGTTGCAGAGCTGCCCAACCTCGCCGCCGGTGAACAGCAGCACATAACAGGAGATCACTGCAAGTTTGTACCGGTAGGGTTCGTTCTAGCGTGTAGGTAACGTAATTGTCGACACCTTTCCCGGTTTCCTCACCTGGGCATGAGATATGTGAATGTCAGGTGTTCACCCAAGCTCCATATGTGTGTTTCCGATGACATTTTGTTGCATGGAGGAATCTTGCATGATTTGATTCTGGTAGGAATTCCCTGTTCCTGCAAACTGAGATCGACTTCATGCATGTTGCTCTGCTCCTCTTTGGCAGAGTCCTGCAGCCGCAGGGGTCTGCCATGCATCTAAAAACATCCTTTTGCTTGGTTCTACAAATCAGTTCATGTATGTACCCAAGCAATGGTTGCACATGTAGCTCAGTTCAGCACTTCATTCAGTCTGTCTGATGCACACCGAGTATttctcaccccccccccccccccccccccccccggaccTGATGAACATAATAACTTTCTGTTGAACTTTGCATCAGTTTATTGGTTGTGTAACCGGACAGCTAATGATGGCGTGCTTATATAATAATTAAACAGGGGCATGGATGCTTTGCTGAAAAGATATGATCATGCTGGTAATCAGCAATACCCAGTGACCCCAAATTAAATGAGGCCACCAACAAACAAGAACCCGTTAGGACATGCTACTGCTACTACATGGCGTATGATTGGTTTCCGGTTTAGTCTCCTCGCCTTTTCCAGAATATTTCGAGATTAATATGAACGCAATGTCTAGCTGATCTGGCTAGTTCTCATGAATATAATTGAAAGGAAATGTCAGCATCAGTGAGCTGAGCACCCGAGTAACAGTGCTGCCAATAAATGGCCTAGATTATTAGCACAGGGGGAAAAAATTCCAAGATATGCCAAATGATATGCCATTACAAGGTACTGCTGTATAGTTGGTAAATAAAACAAAATTTCCTTCtttaaaaaacatttttttcctGAACAATTTTAGTTGGTGGACAACACATGGCCAACCCCACAATTAATGTCCAGAATGAACTGAAGGGTTGCAAAACAGGACAATGAGAATGGAAGTGCATATGAATAGTGGTGACCTCCTTTTGCATTTACCAACAAGTTCACCAGATGCCTTCCTGCTGGCTCAATTTTACTTGAATCCCTGCTAGCCGCCGGAGACATGATGATGTTCCATCATTTTGTGTTATCTCTCACACCAGCATTCCTGATTATATTTCTCCTACTATTACAAGAAGTCTAATGAACATACACATCATCTGTGAAATAATGTGAAGCCTATGTTGTTGTTGCTTCCAAGCAAGAAAAAAGCCATAGCAGAATCCCTAACAGTGCCCTTAACAGTATGCAGTTATGCAAAGTGGGGATCTCACAAGAGACAGCTACATACATCAAGAGCCCAAGAGACAAAATTCTCAACAGATGCATCATATACACCCACCTGTACACGCATGGTACCACATGATGTTTCAATTCAAGGCATGGATCGATCCATCAGACCACTGCTGCTCGTCGCAACGGGGGAGCTATCCAGCCACCGGATCAATGCAACGGAGATTAAGTCTGACGACGAAGAGGTAAAGAGTACCTTGCAGCCATGCTCATGCTATTAATCCGATCATGGGTTTCAGGTTCTCAGCAGGGACGAAGAGCTTCCATCACGCACGCCCATGCTGTGGCAGAGTCTACGAGATATCAGATAGGCCGGCGTCGTCTCCAGGATCGCTGTGCAGCTTACGGATAACCGCGTCGTAATTCGCTTTCACCGATCGATCGGTGCGGATCGTTCCTGATGATCATCCGGTCGCTTCGGCCGACCACGCTCTCTTCATCCATCCACAGATCATACAGACCCAGAAATGGTTCCATCAGGTCGGTCGGTGTCTTTGGACCATCGGCGTTTGTAGCAGCACAGTCGGCTGTGCCGCCCCATGCTATCTGAAAATGGCACCGGCCATTCAGCCTTGTTCGGTTGCTGTCTCGCTATAGGCGTTCACCGCCGTGCATGCCTCCAGATTTTAGCAATGTTTTCTGAACGAGagattgtgttgtattttgtaccAATGTTTGTCACTGGTAGTTCATCTTCTTTCTATGAGCGGTGGATGGATATGCTCCATGTGCAGTTGCGGCAGTGCGGTTGTCCTTGAAATATAGCAGAGTTGTTTCTTATCTGTACAAATGGAATTCTTTCTAGGTAGCAACCCAGGGAACATTTTTCTATCAAGTCACTCACTTCCTTCGGTCAGTGTGGCTGAAGCATCAGAACCTCTCTGAAACGCATGTGGGCGTACCAACTTTTATCGGCGAACAGGTGGTCTTGCCTGCATCAAGCATAAAGGCAAGCAACCAACTCCAGGCATGGATACGAACGTGTCAGCTCCGCAACACAGGGCCACAGTGCAGACTCGACGATTCATCAACTCCAAAGTCCAGGATTGAGATGAAGCGACAACGACTAACCGAGGCCCGCCCTGTACGTGGCGATTTCTTCCACAGCCAACCACTAGTTTCTCCGTCCTCGATCGATCAGCGCCGGGCCCGGGCCCGGAGGGGGATTCGTCGTTTCCAGCGTCCCCAGACCGGAAGGTccccgccggcgggcggcggctgcgtgCACGGAATGCAACTTGATCGGCGCCGGTGGCTCTGATGTCACCAGTCACCACCATGCCAttcagcagcttcttcttcttcttcttcttcttgacaaagcGATCCAGCAACTTTGTGACACTCGCAATGAGTCAGTCACAGGCCACACGCCCGCGCACCGTCCCTAGCTTCCACCTACATGGTGACCACAACGATCGGGGTTCCCCTCGCCAGTGACGCACGGCGCGGCAGTGCCAGGCTGCCTGCATGCCGATTCAACTTGGCATGGACCATGGCCCACGCGGTGTTGGTTCGGGAGGCCGGCcgacgagacgacgacgacgacaatggCCGAGAGAACGCCGACTAGTCAACCTGACCGACGGGTCGCCGGAAAGGGGAGACGGACGCGATGACCCGGTCCGCCTGCTGCCATCCGCTGCTGCAAATGATGCCCCGACCCCCGAGCTCACTGACACTGCCTCTCGGTGCCCGGCGGCTCAACCCGTGAACCGCCACCCACCGCTCACTCTGGTGCGGCTGCAGTAACTTCACTTCCTCGTCGCCGGTCAGGTGCTGCGGCCTGCAGCAGCCACATCCATCCATGATCCGGCCATCCCTGACCCCAAAAaacgaaaaaaagaaaaagaaaaggttccCAAAATGTCAACGGTCACCCTGGCAGCCTGGCTCGCGTCGCCGCCCAGCAGAGTTCAGTAGCGACTTTGAGTGCACGTGAGAGATAAATGAATGAAAAGAGAGCAAATTAAACGTTGCGTGCGTCTGCACATGAAAAACAAGACAAGGGGATGAGAGCGCAGTAACAGCAGAGCTGCCTGCAGACAGGGTACTGTCAGCAGCATGCGTTTCCGTGTGGCTGACCATTCTCTTTTGGCATATGCCCAGTGCCCAGACTTCTactcctgttttttttttgtaattttctCCCCCACTGGCCAGCACGTATATTTTAACACCTTATTAACAGCACGTATTATTTTTACACTAAATGTTGCTAGCGGTAGGCGTGATTGGCAGTGAGAGTTGATCAGCACAAGTGCACAAGCCACTGCTGGGAGCGTGTTGCCGTTTGCCAGCAGATACTGCATCGCCGCACTCTTTCGTGCTCAGCTCACCCGCCATGATTTCTTTCTTGGAGAAAGTTCACGGCATATGGCACCCTACATaatttcctctttctttttttatgctTTCAGACGGTGTTGATTTCCTTTTTATTGAAATAGTTTATTAAACTGAAACACAATTCATTTTCTAATTTTGTCAAGATTTTTATATCGTTGACGCTTATTACTCTCTTCAATTAAGGTGACACCAGAAATACACACTCGTCTCCCTTTCTAAAAAACATGGGTTCCGGGTAAAAACTGAGCCTGCAACTTGAAGCACACGATCAAAATACACTTTTTAAATCTATGAGAAGTAACGTCCATGTGTATTTACGTGTATTTGTCGGTACGAACACCTCGGTACAGCGTGCTGAATGACAACCAAGAAAAATAGAGGCATCACTTATGCAACATAGATGCATATTTGCGACAGGTGAATTCCTTTACAACGTGAACAGTCAATGCATGCATATTTATCACACATGACAAATTCATCATTACTATTTTTATCATGCAGGCTTGCGAAGCCCATCAACTTTTTAcccgaaagaaaaaaaaaaccatcaaCTTTCAACTCCTCTCACACGGTCATGGATGAGGCCATCCAAGTCAAAAAGGAGAAGACTATATACTGCTCGAACCCAACCAAATAATGAACCGTTAACCCTGGTCCGGGAAACCTCCATTAAATGCCGCTGGATGATGCATAGCTTTCAGCTGCTGcaaggcggtggcgggcggtgtGGCAATCATCCCCAACCCAAACCCACACTCTTTTCTATTTAACCCCGCCAAACCCTTTGCCCAGACGCCCCCTAACGGAACTGGCGCAAGAAAccacccgcccgcccgcctccaaCCGCGCTTAAATGCGcgcctttcttcttcctccgagtTAAACCCTCGCGGGCGCCTCCGTCACTCTTACAAAAAGCAGGCAGCTTCCCCCCTGCGCCTCAGCTACTAGCTAAGCTAGCTGTACGCAGCCAGCTACAGCTGAGAGCCTGCGGCCGCCGTCGGTTGTGCTTGCTGACGGCTGCCGAGGTCGAGAGAGATCATCAGGAGCCCGCCGGGGAGCAATGCACATTGCCACCTGCGTGTGGCAAgagaaggcggcggcagcggcggcggcggccatgggggcaggaggaggcggtggtgttGGTGCTGGGAAGAAGGGGGAGCGGGtgtcggtggcggcgctggtggcggcggcgggcggcgcgctcAACTGCGCGGTGAGCTTGGTGGTGTTCTCGGTGCTGGACGTGCTGGACGTGGTGCTGTGCCTGGTGTACAAGCTCGTGGACTACGCCGTGGAGGCGGAGTGGAAGGCGTGCTACTGCACCGCGGCGGCGCGTGACGGCGCCGGCCCGCGGATCCTCGTGCCCCcagaggcggccgcggcggcgccggggcccaAGGTGGTGCGGCtgtcggcgtcgtcggccaagATGCAGCTGGAGGACGTGTCCGACACGCTGTACGTGCGGCCGTCTCTGCTTGCCGACGCCACCAGGAAgggcgccggccccgccgcgccggcgctcaCCGTCAGCCCCGCAATCGCCGAGATGATCCGCGGCAAGATGGAccgccccccgcgcccgccccggcAGGCCCCGTGCTGGTCCGACTGTGACTGCAAGGTCTGCCACGCGTGGAGCGCCGCGCCACGCTCGGCGTCCCACCTCTACGTCCACgtgcaggcgccgccgccgggggcgccggcagcggagggggtggcggtggaggacgTGGTGTTCATCCACGGTTTCATCTCGTCGTCGGTGTTCTGGACGGAGACGGTGTTCCCGGCGttcagcgcggcggcgcggggtcgGTACCGGATGTTCGCGGTGGACCTGCTGGGGTTCGGTCGGAGCCCCAAGCCGGCGGAGTCGCTCTACACGCTGCGGGAGCACGTGGAGATGATCGAGCGCTCCGTGCTGCAGCGCTACCGCCTCGGGTCCTTCCACGTCGTCGCCCACTCGCTGGGATCCGTGCTCGCCCTCGCACTCGCCGTCAAGTACCCCGACGCCGTCAAGTCGCTCACCCTCCTCGCGCCGGTAcgtcggcggcgatggccggAGTTCTGTAATTTATTGCTAACTTGCTTATTTGGCCTTGGGTGACGACGGAACGGAACATGTGCGTTGCATGCAGCCGTACTTCCCGGTGCCGGAGTcggaggcgggcgcggcgacgcaGTACGTGatgcggcgggtggcgccgcggcgggtGTGGCCGCCGATCGCGTTCGGGGCGTCCATGGCGTGCTGGTACGAGCACGTGAGCCGCACCATCTGCCTCACCATCTGCCGGCACCACCGCGTCTGGGACAGACTCTTCAGGATCCTCACCAGGAACAGGtccgttcttcttcttctgttctccttttttttttttcccatctTCCTACTATTCCTAGTAACCGGTAGGCTAGTCTACCACCTGCTGGTGCTCTGCTCCTGTGTGTGCCTGGCTGCTCTGTGCTCTCGTCTGGCCCCCGTGGGGACAGGGCTGACTCACTCGCTGACCCGCGCCCACGGCGCCAAGTACATGAATGCCACACAATCGGAAACGGCCACTAAGGAATggattttcttttgttcttaggaaaaaaaacaaatacattTTCTTTCgaacaaaaaaaggaaaagcacGTTGGCCGCATTGAATCGGACTTAGCATGGTAGATGGTGGCCACAGCTGGCCGTGGCGTATTCTACACTCGCAGTACTCGTTCCTGTACCCAGGCCTGCACTGCACgcctttcctcttcctcattTCCTCTGCCAGTACAGCAGCAACGAAATGGCACACTGAATTCCTCCGAGTTTAAGGAGTTTTAGAGTGATTACAACTAGATTACCAGTTCATCCACAAAAGTGAGCGTCCTTTCTTTTCCTGATGGGAAACGCGCGCGATATCTCCAAAAGAGACAGCGGTTTCAGCAACATTTGGAGGCTTGCATTGGAGCCATGCCATGCCATCGACCTATGATTATTTATTGTTGCTCCCGATCGCTTTCAGCCCCCATTAAATGGCGGCCACCGCGCCTGAAAATGCCgttcgccggcggccggcgcagacGAGACGGCGCGTCGTGCGTCCCTCGCGCAGGCTAACCTGATCGCCAAACACGGCGGCATTCAATCCAAATTCGCACCGTAACCATCCACCGTCCTACTAATCCTAGGAACACGCCTAGGAAGCTTGGAATAGCAGCAGCTACCGTGCATGAGCGACAACCTTTCTTATAGTCTTATATGTGATGCATAATTGTGCCAAGTTTAAGTCCATTTAACCCCGGCCGCCGGGATTTATGTGATGCTATATCATGTCATGCGGCCTGACCCAGAGAGGCAGAGACAGCccagcacggcggcgacggcgaccccCGGCCTagatcggcggcgccggccacaTGGTCCCCCGCCTTAACCCCCCTCCACATCACGGTCACGCCCCGCAATTATTCGGCGCACCCGGCCGGGCCGGCCCTCAAAAATCTGTGTCATCCGCGGGGGAGATGACAGGGTTTCCCTGGGCATCCCCGCTTGGGGTTGGGGTTGCCGTTTCCGGGATAGATTCGGCGGCCGGCGTGGTCACGACACGGGGTGCTGCTGCGCTAGTGTCCTGCTACGGTGGTCTAGCAGGTTGGTCAGGGTACCGTGCACTTGCCTTCGTTTGTGGTAGCTGGGCTCACCCAGTACCCACCCACCCCACGTATCTTTCTTGAGGGCAAAGGCTTCGTCTCCGTCTTTTCAAGCGAGCACGGTCAAGGATGGGGGAGAAACGGTAGCCGGTAGGAGAAGGAGAGTACACTGGTACGGGCAGGGGGAGATCAGTGGGGGCCTAGCAACAACCTGCGGAGGCTGTCAGTGCCTGCTTGTCCTTTACGGCCAGTAAACAAACCCTGACGCTCTGTTCTGCTCGCACAGTTGCAGGCAGAAGGTTCAATTCCCTGCAGGGTAGGGCAGTGCAATCGCAACTTGCAAGTGTGCAGCACTGCAAATCTGCAATGCAAGTGTGTGTTCTGTGGGTCCGTCTCCATCCACATTGCAGTGACTGAGATCTGGTAGTTAAGTTGGTTCGGAGTTGCAagattgtttttttatttttttgttttgttttgctttACTACCGGCATGAGATTGTGCAAGTACACGCGCACGCATGGCCCACTCCAGGCTGCGTTCGGAGCTGCACTGGCAACTCGAGTTTATGGTGCGAgtcatggccgccgccgtgggccaCACCAGGCCGCAATTCGTAACCATGTGATGATCTGATCATAACATGCAGGGTGCGGACGTTCCTGATCGAGGCGTTCATGTGCCACACCCACAACGCGGCGTGGCACACCCTCCACAACATCATCTGCGGCAGCGCCGCCCGGATGGACGCCTACCTCGACGTCCTCTCGTCGGAGCTCTCCTGCAAGGTGTCCATCTTCCACGGCCGCGACGACGAGCTGCTCCCCGTCGAGTGCACGCTGGCCGTCGGCGCCCGGgtgccccgcgcccgcgtcacCGTCTACGACCGCAAGGACCACATCACCATCATCGTCGGGCAGGAGGAGCTCTTCGCCGCCGAGCTCGAGGCCATCtggaggagcgccgccgccgagtagctaaagctaaagctaaagctagctagcttgcaGTTGCAGTCACCCTGTGCTTCCTGCTTCTTGGACATGTATCGTCGTCGTTTACATACAGCTGGTTATCATCTGGTATACTGATCCGTCGTCGTCCGACAACAATGCACAGAAACGGGAGACGAAGATCGAGCGAGGTCGATTAATGGCCTGTAAAGAACAAAGATGCAATAACGTC
Above is a genomic segment from Setaria viridis chromosome 4, Setaria_viridis_v4.0, whole genome shotgun sequence containing:
- the LOC117851333 gene encoding probable lysophospholipase BODYGUARD 3 codes for the protein MHIATCVWQEKAAAAAAAAMGAGGGGGVGAGKKGERVSVAALVAAAGGALNCAVSLVVFSVLDVLDVVLCLVYKLVDYAVEAEWKACYCTAAARDGAGPRILVPPEAAAAAPGPKVVRLSASSAKMQLEDVSDTLYVRPSLLADATRKGAGPAAPALTVSPAIAEMIRGKMDRPPRPPRQAPCWSDCDCKVCHAWSAAPRSASHLYVHVQAPPPGAPAAEGVAVEDVVFIHGFISSSVFWTETVFPAFSAAARGRYRMFAVDLLGFGRSPKPAESLYTLREHVEMIERSVLQRYRLGSFHVVAHSLGSVLALALAVKYPDAVKSLTLLAPPYFPVPESEAGAATQYVMRRVAPRRVWPPIAFGASMACWYEHVSRTICLTICRHHRVWDRLFRILTRNRVRTFLIEAFMCHTHNAAWHTLHNIICGSAARMDAYLDVLSSELSCKVSIFHGRDDELLPVECTLAVGARVPRARVTVYDRKDHITIIVGQEELFAAELEAIWRSAAAE